Proteins found in one Planococcus citri chromosome 2, ihPlaCitr1.1, whole genome shotgun sequence genomic segment:
- the LOC135835336 gene encoding probable serine/threonine-protein kinase samkC: MECESKSKKMVTTLQSRKEALECKLREKTAELKKLCIQEAELTGVLPPETPIEPGDSPPVFRRRIGTSFAYPENLINKLKSKEEESLAKLELECKIQTSIAEAALGLANDGNASKSIRRKHRLMYQQSQRRLSELEARLNVRRQSVKSTNQLKQRKKPRPPLTELDCVDGPEASAEVDPHFKDSYNEDPASLSTINREILRNSQFYNSFGKSHNHPGYVHHQNQHVSKNTWDRNLQYRRSVERPRHNSGCYDAENTNWLEDSNMWRNTAPIGYFSNQCYTTLPNESPTRMKSRYGSLDRRYKNSDFTEEYPRYPGSSHVTPSPPACTPVQHTEPNLRPPSFIPSPDSSLANVVLLPNQTYPENSLMRTQSLGNVEHSRKSLDTHSLQEKVQENFQSNTLDRKPKEKEWRETSLDSDCYERRSCTPPLHPRASKIPESPVPQRPYSRRSTRTPPPPPLPPPPHCSAPSTPPPIPAQSKSPVKSPTLIESTVPFESPKNHTVVEVGKWQPYREVTKPFEMSDFYKYSTKFRKSPAPEQKPPSEHHTLPQNRNIPYRQLFPDNTHGIHRSHEDINKNTLNKENQFFDTKPLNNITYRKHRPLTMMVSDNNGYCATIESWHNEDS, encoded by the coding sequence ATGGAATGtgaatcaaaatctaaaaagatGGTCACCACTCTTCAATCTCGCAAAGAAGCCTTAGAATGTAAACTACGCGAGAAAACAGCCGAATTGAAGAAACTATGTATCCAGGAAGCCGAACTGACAGGTGTTTTACCACCTGAAACACCCATCGAACCGGGCGACAGTCCGCCAGTATTCCGACGCAGAATTGGTACCTCGTTCGCGTATCCAGAAAACCTGATAAACAAATTGAAGTCCAAAGAAGAAGAATCGTTGGCTAAATTAGAACTCGAATGTAAAATACAAACCAGTATAGCCGAAGCAGCGCTTGGCTTAGCTAACGACGGTAATGCTAGTAAATCGATACGAAGAAAGCATAGATTAATGTACCAACAAAGTCAGCGTCGTTTGTCCGAACTCGAAGCTAGACTGAATGTTCGCAGGCAAAGTGTTAAAAGTACCAATCAACTGAAACAGAGGAAAAAACCTCGACCTCCTTTGACCGAATTAGACTGCGTAGATGGACCGGAAGCATCAGCAGAGGTTGATCCTCACTTCAAAGATTCCTATAACGAAGATCCCGCTAGTTTATCTACAATCAATAGAGAAATACTTCGTAATAGTCAATTCTACAATAGTTTCGGTAAATCTCACAATCACCCCGGATATGTTCATCATCAAAATCAACATGTAAGTAAAAATACCTGGGACCGTAATTTACAATATCGTCGCAGTGTTGAAAGACCTCGTCATAATTCCGGTTGTTACGACGCCGAAAATACGAACTGGTTGGAAGATAGTAATATGTGGCGTAATACAGCCCCCATCGGGTATTTTTCCAACCAATGCTATACCACTTTACCAAATGAAAGTCCCACCAGAATGAAATCTCGATATGGAAGTTTGGACAGAAGAtacaaaaattctgatttcacCGAAGAATATCCTAGATACCCGGGTTCATCTCACGTTACTCCATCACCTCCGGCGTGTACTCCTGTTCAACACACCGAACCGAATCTTAGACCTCCTAGTTTTATTCCATCACCCGATTCTTCACTAGCTAACGTTGTACTACTGCCAAACCAAACGTACCCAGAAAACAGTCTCATGCGAACGCAATCCTTAGGCAACGTCGAACACTCTCGTAAAAGCTTAGATACTCATTCGTTGCAAGAGAAAgtgcaagaaaatttccaatccAATACATTGGACAGGAAACCCAAGGAAAAAGAATGGCGAGAAACGTCGCTAGATTCAGACTGCTATGAAAGACGTAGTTGTACTCCACCGCTACATCCGAGAGCATCCAAAATACCCGAGTCACCTGTACCCCAAAGACCGTATTCTCGCAGAAGTACACGAACACCTCCACCTCCTCctttaccccctcctccccATTGTTCAGCACCTTCAACACCGCCTCCCATTCCAGCACAGAGCAAGTCTCCTGTCAAGTCTCCTACGTTGATTGAGTCAACTGTACCGTTTGAATCGCCAAAGAATCACACTGTCGTCGAAGTTGGTAAATGGCAGCCTTATCGCGAAGTTACCAAGCCTTTCGAGATGAGTGATTTCTACAAATACAGTACCAAGTTTAGAAAAAGCCCAGCTCCCGAGCAAAAGCCACCGAGCGAACATCACACGTTGCCTCAGAATCGAAATATACCTTATAGGCAACTATTCCCGGACAATACTCATGGAATACATAGAAGTCACGAAGATATAAATAAGAATACTTTAAACAAAgagaatcaatttttcgatactAAACCACTCAATAATATTACTTACAGAAAACACCGTCCATTGACCATGATGGTTAGTGATAACAACGGTTATTGTGCTACTATTGAGTCGTGGCATAATGAAGATTCCTAA